The following coding sequences lie in one Candidatus Annandia adelgestsuga genomic window:
- the dnaX gene encoding DNA polymerase III subunit gamma/tau yields the protein MNNLILSLKYRPQSLNEIIGQKYTVNAIKNSLDMNYIHNIWLFSGSHGIGKTSIARILAKSLNCKIKISSKPCRKCNNCIEIEKNNFIDVIEIDGASKTKIEDIKDILENSKYPPIIGRYKIYIIDEVHMLSKYSFNAMLKILENPPKYIKFILATTEINKIPETILSRCLNFYLNKINIEEINKNIIRILKKEKIFFENEAILLLSNNSNGSMRDALNLVDQSIILGKKKILINDINKMLGIVNINISLKILEYIFYKKNETLINFINNIYIENVNWELFLLDIINILHKIYLFKFNIKINKDDKYYIYYKKIKNISKISSYNKIKLYYKILIKGRKNLYLAPNLKIGFEMIILEILTI from the coding sequence ATGAATAATTTAATATTATCTTTAAAATATAGACCTCAATCTTTAAATGAAATTATAGGACAAAAATATACAGTAAATGCAATTAAAAATAGTTTAGATATGAATTATATTCATAATATTTGGTTATTTTCAGGTTCTCATGGTATTGGAAAAACATCTATAGCTAGAATATTAGCTAAAAGTTTAAATTGTAAAATTAAAATTTCTTCTAAACCATGTAGAAAATGTAATAATTGTATTGAAATAGAGAAAAATAATTTTATAGATGTTATAGAAATAGATGGAGCTTCTAAAACTAAAATAGAAGATATAAAAGATATATTAGAAAATTCAAAATATCCTCCTATAATAGGAAGATATAAAATATATATTATAGATGAAGTTCATATGTTATCTAAATATAGTTTTAACGCTATGTTAAAAATTTTAGAAAATCCTCCAAAATATATTAAATTTATATTAGCAACTACTGAAATAAATAAAATACCTGAAACTATTTTATCTAGATGTTTAAATTTTTATTTAAATAAAATAAACATAGAAGAAATAAATAAAAATATAATTAGAATTCTTAAAAAAGAAAAAATATTTTTTGAAAATGAAGCAATTTTGTTATTATCAAATAATTCAAATGGTAGTATGAGAGATGCTTTAAATTTAGTAGATCAATCAATTATTTTAGGTAAAAAAAAAATATTGATTAATGATATAAACAAAATGTTAGGTATTGTTAATATTAATATTTCTTTAAAAATATTAGAATATATTTTTTATAAAAAAAATGAAACTTTAATAAATTTTATAAATAATATTTATATAGAAAATGTTAATTGGGAATTATTTTTGTTGGATATTATTAATATTTTACATAAAATATATTTATTTAAATTTAATATTAAAATAAATAAAGATGATAAATATTATATTTATTATAAAAAAATTAAAAATATATCTAAAATATCATCATATAATAAAATAAAATTATATTATAAAATTTTAATAAAAGGTCGTAAAAATTTATATTTAGCTCCTAATTTAAAAATTGGTTTTGAAATGATTATTTTAGAAATATTAACAATTTAA
- the metG gene encoding methionine--tRNA ligase — protein MKIKNNKILVTCALPYSNGPIHLGHMLEQIQADIWVRYKRMVGNNVYFICSDDSHGTAIMLKSKKINILPKKMINKIKIRHKLDFSKFNITHNYYDITNNKNNKKMSKIVYLNLKENGFIKIKKIFQLYDKNKKMFLPDRFIKGLCPICKSKDQYGDNCEICGSTYNAINLIKPKSILSNSEPIIRKSNHIFFDLPYFKNLLKKWIKKIKLQKIIYNKIYNWLKIGLKKWDISRDKPYFGFKIPGFKNKYFYVWLDAPISYISTFYKFCKIKININFKKLFKPDSKLKFYNFIGKDIIYFHGLFWPAILEGINFKKPNNIFVHGYLTIDKYKMSKSRGTFIKANDWLKFLDSDSLRYYYASKLSININDININLYDFMKKINSNIVNKIINLASRNSKFINNYFKNKLSKVIEDKKLYKKFVNESYKISKLFNLRKFNHVINKIIDLTDIANNYIDNKSPWKLSIIKNKNLLHNISSMGINLFKILVTFLKPIIPELIIKIEKFLNISLTWNSIYYPLLNHKIKNFKKLYYRINVNQINKIISFYKK, from the coding sequence ATGAAAATTAAAAATAATAAAATTTTAGTTACATGTGCTTTACCTTATTCAAATGGTCCAATTCATTTAGGACATATGTTAGAACAAATACAAGCAGATATTTGGGTAAGATATAAAAGAATGGTTGGTAATAATGTATATTTTATTTGTTCTGATGATTCTCATGGAACTGCAATTATGTTAAAATCAAAAAAAATAAATATTTTACCTAAAAAAATGATTAATAAAATAAAAATTAGACACAAATTAGATTTTTCAAAATTTAATATAACACATAATTATTATGATATTACAAATAATAAAAATAATAAAAAAATGTCTAAAATAGTATATTTAAATCTTAAAGAAAACGGATTTATTAAAATAAAAAAAATTTTTCAATTATATGATAAAAATAAAAAAATGTTTTTACCTGATCGTTTTATAAAAGGTTTGTGTCCTATATGCAAATCAAAAGATCAATATGGTGATAATTGTGAAATATGTGGATCTACTTATAATGCTATTAATTTAATTAAACCCAAATCTATATTATCTAATTCAGAACCAATAATACGTAAATCAAATCATATTTTTTTTGATTTGCCTTATTTTAAAAATTTATTAAAAAAATGGATTAAAAAAATAAAATTACAAAAAATTATATATAATAAAATATATAATTGGTTAAAAATAGGATTAAAAAAATGGGATATATCAAGAGATAAACCTTATTTTGGTTTTAAAATACCAGGTTTTAAAAACAAATATTTTTATGTATGGTTAGACGCACCTATTAGTTACATTAGTACTTTTTATAAGTTTTGTAAAATTAAAATAAACATTAATTTTAAAAAATTATTTAAACCTGATTCTAAATTAAAATTTTATAATTTTATTGGTAAAGATATAATTTATTTTCATGGATTATTTTGGCCAGCTATTTTAGAAGGTATAAATTTTAAAAAACCAAATAATATTTTTGTACATGGATATTTGACAATCGATAAATATAAAATGTCTAAATCTAGAGGAACTTTTATAAAAGCTAATGATTGGTTAAAATTTTTAGATTCAGATAGTTTACGTTATTATTACGCTAGTAAATTATCTATTAATATAAATGATATTAATATAAATTTATATGATTTTATGAAAAAAATTAATAGTAATATAGTTAACAAAATTATTAACTTAGCTTCTAGAAATTCTAAATTTATTAATAATTATTTTAAAAATAAATTATCTAAAGTAATAGAAGATAAAAAATTATATAAAAAATTTGTAAATGAATCTTATAAAATATCAAAACTATTTAATTTACGTAAATTTAATCATGTTATAAATAAAATAATTGATTTAACTGATATCGCTAATAATTATATAGATAATAAATCACCTTGGAAATTATCTATAATAAAAAATAAAAATTTATTACATAATATTTCTTCTATGGGAATAAATTTATTTAAAATATTGGTTACTTTTTTAAAACCTATTATTCCTGAATTAATTATTAAAATAGAAAAATTTTTAAATATTTCTTTAACTTGGAATAGTATTTATTATCCTTTATTAAATCATAAAATTAAAAATTTTAAAAAATTATATTACAGAATTAATGTAAACCAAATTAATAAAATAATTAGTTTTTATAAAAAATAA
- the mnmA gene encoding tRNA 2-thiouridine(34) synthase MnmA, producing MKKHNNKKIIVAMSGGVDSSVAAWILKKKGYQVEGIFMKNWEDNENNITKDFYDTKLVCKLLNIPLHKINFSQEYWNNVFKPFINGYKKGITPNPDIACNKKIKFKCLLKFAINNLRADYIATGHYVRCYKVKNNFFLLRGIDKIKDQSYFLYTLNNFQLSKSMFPIGYFKKKEIRLIAEKINLPVAKKKDSFGICFIGEKKFDKFISKYIYYKPGFIVDTKMNFIGIHKGLMYYTLGQRKGLKIGGIKKMINYPWYVIKKDFKNNYLIVSQNFYHPYLMSNGLIANKINWINYNFIKNISFCTAKIRYQQKDIPCHIIKKKKILLVFFFYQLIAVSPGQSIVFYYKEICLGGGIIKKLIPYVQLITYKNINKIINY from the coding sequence ATGAAAAAACATAATAATAAAAAAATAATTGTTGCTATGTCTGGAGGAGTAGATTCTTCTGTTGCTGCATGGATATTAAAAAAAAAAGGATATCAAGTAGAAGGAATATTTATGAAAAATTGGGAAGATAATGAAAATAATATTACAAAAGATTTTTATGATACTAAATTAGTATGTAAATTATTAAATATACCATTACATAAAATAAATTTTAGTCAAGAATATTGGAATAATGTTTTTAAACCATTTATTAATGGATATAAAAAAGGTATTACTCCAAATCCTGATATTGCATGTAATAAAAAAATAAAATTTAAATGTTTATTAAAATTTGCTATTAATAATTTAAGAGCGGATTATATAGCAACTGGTCATTATGTTCGTTGTTATAAAGTTAAAAATAATTTTTTTTTATTAAGAGGTATTGATAAAATTAAAGATCAAAGTTATTTTTTATATACTTTAAATAATTTTCAACTTTCTAAAAGTATGTTTCCTATTGGTTATTTTAAAAAAAAAGAAATTAGATTAATTGCTGAAAAAATTAATTTACCTGTTGCTAAAAAAAAAGATTCTTTTGGTATATGTTTTATTGGAGAAAAAAAATTTGATAAATTTATTAGTAAATATATTTATTATAAACCAGGGTTTATTGTAGATACAAAAATGAATTTTATTGGAATACACAAAGGTTTAATGTATTATACTTTAGGACAAAGAAAAGGTTTAAAAATAGGAGGTATAAAAAAAATGATTAATTATCCATGGTATGTAATAAAAAAAGATTTTAAAAATAATTATTTAATAGTTTCTCAAAATTTTTATCATCCATATTTAATGTCAAATGGATTAATTGCAAATAAAATAAATTGGATTAATTATAATTTTATAAAAAATATATCATTTTGTACAGCAAAAATTAGATATCAACAAAAAGATATACCATGTCATATTATTAAAAAAAAAAAAATATTATTAGTATTTTTTTTTTATCAATTAATAGCTGTTTCTCCAGGACAATCAATTGTATTTTACTATAAGGAAATATGTTTAGGAGGTGGAATTATAAAAAAATTAATTCCTTATGTACAATTAATTACATATAAAAATATTAATAAAATTATAAATTATTAA